A stretch of DNA from Nitrospirota bacterium:
ATTATTTTGCTAAATATTTAATTTTTTCTTGACAATAATCTAATAATATGGTATATTTTTCTAAATATGAGCCCTATATTGAAATTAAAGAGACATAATGAGAAAAAGGAAATCATGTTTGAATTGAAGTATCTTCTGTCCCTCACAACCGAGCAGAGGTTTGAAATGATGTTTAAAAAAACAAATGAGCTAAGAATGTTATTGGAGAAAAGTGGACACAGAAAGCCTTTTGAGATTATTAAAAGAACATAAGGGATAAGAATGCAAGAGACCAGACATGAGCGATTCAAAAGGATTGCTAGAATGCAAGAGACCAGACATGAGCGATTCAAAAGGATTGCTTCAAAAAGGACAAATGATATTTTTGAAAAAATCAGGATACTCGGAAACTGTTCAAATAAAAGCTCTTATGAATATACAGAGGAAGAGGTGAATAAGGTTTTCTCTGAGATAGACAGGCAACTTAAAATAACAAAGGCGAAGTTTCTTTTAGGGAAGAGGGAGAGGTTTAAGTTATAGCTATGAGGGAGGGAATATTTGTTATTTCAGATCTAAAATCTCTTTTAAAGCATTCTCCAACCCCGATAGTTTTTTCTATCTGAAGGGAACAAGGATAACATCCCCTTTTTCATAAGCTGTCATAAACAGCGTCCTCATCGTTGTCCCAGACCTTTTTAAATGAGGCTTCTGAAAGCTTCTGGGAGGCTTTTGTAAGAAGAGTCTTTTCCTTTTTTGATTCTAAGAACTGGATGAAGTCAAAAACCTCTGCAAGAATATCTTCAGGCAGATTATCTATTTCTTTTTTGATTACCTCTTTAACAGACATAACCCCTCCTTTCTTTCATAATAAGAATTATACTTGAAATCGGATGCTTTCTGCGTTTTTCTTTTTCATTCCTTCCCCTTATACCCCACAACCGCAATCCCTGCCTTATTAGCAGATTTTAAGAAATCCTCTCTTTCAAGGAGTATGCTTTTGCCTGCCTCAACTGCAAGGACACTTGCCTTTACACCTATCATGACCTCAAGTGTATTAATGCCAACAGTAGGCACATCGAAACGCATGTCCTGATAGGGCTTTGAGACCTTTACGACAACCGCACCCTTTCCTGCAAGTTTTCCACCTCTTCTTATTGCCTCGTCTGTTCCTTCTATTGCCTCAACTGCCATAACTGCCCTGTCTTTTACGACAACTGTCTGTCCTATGTCCAATCTTCCTATCTCTTTAGCAATGTCAAAGCCAAACCTTATGTCATTCCATTCCTTCTCTGTTGGATGTTTTTTAGTAAGGATGCCTTCTGGGGTCATAAGAGAGGCACAGAAATCAGTGATGCTAAGAAGCCTTATACCGTCTTTTTCAAGCTCTCTTGCCACTGCAATAAGGATTGAATCGTCCTTTCTGTCTTTGAGGGAAAAAAGGAGTTTTGCGGCTCTAAGGTCAGGCCTTATCCTACTCAGGTAAAGGAGGGATTTTGGCACCTTTCCTGCCATCACTGCCTGAGTGACATTGTGTTTCTTTAGTGTCCTGATTATCTCTCCTAACCTTCCGACATTAACCTCTTTAAGGACATCTACATAGCCTGCAAGCGGAACATTAGAAATAGGGGTTAAGGCTATTGCCACGACTGTATAGCCTTTTGCCTTTGCATCGAGGGCAATTGCCTTTGGAAGCTCGCCCATGCCTGAGATAAGACCGAGGACTTTTAACGACATATGCCGCGCTTATTCTCCTGAATAAACTCTATAAGGTGCTTGATTTCCTCTGTGTATGGAAGCTCATCCTGAACCCTTTTGATTGCCTCTGTTAGGGTAAGTTTGTCTCTGAAGAGAATCTTATATGCCCTTTTTAGCTCGTTTATCGTTTCATCCGAAAACCCGTTTCTTTTAAGCCCGACTGTGTTAAGCCCGTAGAGCTTTGCCCTCGCACCAGATGCCATCATATAAGGCGGTATGTCCTGTGCTATACCGCTAAAGCCGCCTACCATTGCAAACGCACCGATTCTTGCATGCTGGTGAACAGCAGTGAGCCCGCCCATGACTGCATGGTCTTGGACTGTGACATGTCCTGCGAGTGTAGCCGCATTTGCCATTATAATGTTAGAGCCAATCTTACAGTCATGGGCTATATGGACATATGCCATAAGGAAATTGTCATCCCCTATTGTAGTAATGCCATCTCCTCTAACAGATGCCCTATGTATGGTTATATACTCCCTGATGATGTTTCTACTGCCTACTCTGACAGATGTCTTCTCATCCTTATAGCTTAAATCTTGAGGAGGCAGTCCAATACTCGTAAATGGATATATAACGCAGTTTTGTCCTATTTCGGTATCTCCCTCTATAACCACATTGGACTGAAGCTGAGTTCCTCTGCCTATTCTTACTCCTTTTTTGAGGATTGAAAAGGGCCCTACTATAACGCCTTCATCGAGGAAAACGCCTTGCTCTACGATTGCAGTTGGGTGTATTTGGGTTTCCATTATGACCCCTTTTCAGTGAGCATTGCAGTAAACTCAGCCTCTGAAACGACCTTGTCTTGCACCTTACCAACACCTGAAAACTTCCAGACATTGCCCCTCTGATGAATGACCTTTATATCTAATATAAGCTGGTCTCCTGGTATAACTGGTTTTCTGAATTTTGCCCTCTCTATGCTCATGAAGTAAACGAGCTTAGGAGTTGTCCCTAAGGAGTTTAATGCTAAGATTCCTGCTGACTGTGCCATTGCCTCTATGATTAGCACACCTGGCATGATAGGGTTTCCCGGAAAGTGTCCCTCGAAAAAAGGCTCATTCACAGTCACATTCTTAATGCCTGTTATGCTTTTGTCTTTATCAAGCTCGATAATCCTGTCTACAAGCAAAAACGGGTATCTGTGTGGCAGGTAGCTCATTATCTCATTAATCCCTATCATTACTTAGCCTCCTTTTTCGATTTGCCTTGAATCTCCTCCAATTTATCTTCTATAAGTTTAAGTCTTTTTGAAAGCTCTGGAAGTTTAGAGAAAACCGAGACTGCCTTAAGCCATTGGATGTGGGGTATGGTTGGAGAGCCTGAATAAATCCCTTTTGGCACATGCCCCATAACGCCTGACTGTGCTCCTATCATTGTGCCGTCTTCTATGTTAGCATGGTCTGAAACTCCAACCTGTCCTCCGAGAGAGACGAATCTTCCGACCTTTGTGGAGCCTCCGATTGCAACCTGCGAAACTAAGATTGAGCCTTCGCCAATCTTTACATTGTGCCCTATCTGAACAAGATTATCTATTTTTGTGCCTTTCCCTACGAGGGTGTTTCCTGTTGTAGCACGGTCAATCGTGACATTTGCTCCTATCTCTAC
This window harbors:
- a CDS encoding DUF2281 domain-containing protein; protein product: MSVKEVIKKEIDNLPEDILAEVFDFIQFLESKKEKTLLTKASQKLSEASFKKVWDNDEDAVYDSL
- the lpxI gene encoding UDP-2,3-diacylglucosamine diphosphatase LpxI (LpxI, functionally equivalent to LpxH, replaces it in LPS biosynthesis in a minority of bacteria.) codes for the protein MSLKVLGLISGMGELPKAIALDAKAKGYTVVAIALTPISNVPLAGYVDVLKEVNVGRLGEIIRTLKKHNVTQAVMAGKVPKSLLYLSRIRPDLRAAKLLFSLKDRKDDSILIAVARELEKDGIRLLSITDFCASLMTPEGILTKKHPTEKEWNDIRFGFDIAKEIGRLDIGQTVVVKDRAVMAVEAIEGTDEAIRRGGKLAGKGAVVVKVSKPYQDMRFDVPTVGINTLEVMIGVKASVLAVEAGKSILLEREDFLKSANKAGIAVVGYKGKE
- the lpxA gene encoding acyl-ACP--UDP-N-acetylglucosamine O-acyltransferase, producing the protein METQIHPTAIVEQGVFLDEGVIVGPFSILKKGVRIGRGTQLQSNVVIEGDTEIGQNCVIYPFTSIGLPPQDLSYKDEKTSVRVGSRNIIREYITIHRASVRGDGITTIGDDNFLMAYVHIAHDCKIGSNIIMANAATLAGHVTVQDHAVMGGLTAVHQHARIGAFAMVGGFSGIAQDIPPYMMASGARAKLYGLNTVGLKRNGFSDETINELKRAYKILFRDKLTLTEAIKRVQDELPYTEEIKHLIEFIQENKRGICR
- the fabZ gene encoding 3-hydroxyacyl-ACP dehydratase FabZ, coding for MIGINEIMSYLPHRYPFLLVDRIIELDKDKSITGIKNVTVNEPFFEGHFPGNPIMPGVLIIEAMAQSAGILALNSLGTTPKLVYFMSIERAKFRKPVIPGDQLILDIKVIHQRGNVWKFSGVGKVQDKVVSEAEFTAMLTEKGS